A region of the Ranitomeya imitator isolate aRanImi1 chromosome 5, aRanImi1.pri, whole genome shotgun sequence genome:
GCCTGGTCGCCACCACATTGTCAGAGGCCACCACATTGTCAGAGCCTGGTCGCTCCAACATTGTCAGAGCCTGGTCGCCACCACATTGTCAGAGCATGGTCGCCACCACATTGTCAGAGCCTGGTCGCCACCACATTGTCAGAGCCTGGTCGCCACCACATTGTCAGAGGCCACCACATTGTCAGAGCCTGGTGGCCACCACATTGTCAGAGCCTGGTGGCCACCACATTGTCAGAGCCTGGTCGCCACCACATTGTCAGAGCCTGGTCGCCACCACATTGTCAGAGCCTGGTGATTGTCAGAGCCTGGTCGCCACCACATTGTCAGAGCCTGGTCGCTCTAACATTGTCAGAGCCTGGTCGCCACCACATTGTCAGAGCCTGGTGATTGTCAGAGCCTGGTCGCCACCACAGAGCCTGGTGGCCACCACATTGTCAGAGCCTGGTGGCCACCACATTGTCAGAGCCTGGTGATTGTCAGAGCCTGGTCGCCACCACATTGTCAGAGCCTGGTCGCCACCACATTGTCAGAGCCTGGTCGCCACCACATTGTCAGAGCATGGTCGCCACCACATTGTCAGAGGCCACCACATTGTCAGAGCCTGGTCGCTCCAACATTGTCAGAGCCTGGTCGCCACCACATTGTCAGAGCATGGTCGCCACCACATTGTCAGAGCCTGGTGATTGTCAGAGCCTGGTGATTGTCAGAGCATGGTCGCCACCACATTGTCAGAGCCTGGTGATTGTCAGAGCCTGGTCGCCACCACATTGTCAGAGCCTGGTGATTGTCAGAGCCTGGTCGCCACCACATTGTCAGAGCCTGGTCGCCACCACATTGTCAGAGCCTGGTGGCCACCACATTGTCAGAGCCTGGTGGCCACCACATTGTCAGAGCCTGGTCGCCCTGGTCAGGATGGGACACATCACGGAAACCCGATCAGCGAGATGAAAGGACGCTAATTTAATAAGATCCAATCCATGTCAGAGCTCTTTCCAATCCCATCGGCCGTAAATGGCTTCCAGATGAATGTGTCCCGGAGTAATGTGACAGAGCCGTCAGCCGGGTCAATGAGGGCCGTCAGATATGGATTCTGGCCCCTCCAGATGAATGGCCGGTGTGCGGATTAGGCAGATGCTCTGTCACTGACTGCTGTTCAGCCTATGGACGTGGAGACAAAGCCTAAACTATATGACTCCCCCGGAGCCTTAACAAGGAGATATGTTATACTTACTGGGATCCTTCATGATGGAACAGATCTCCCTTCATCGTGGTCTGCTGGACCCCATCTTAGGGCATGGCGTGACCTTAGGGTCAGGGGTGCAGTCCTGCCTGGAATGGAACTGTGCACATATTTACATGGGGGAGAACAAGTCAGACACATTCCCACTGCTGGATGTTCATGGATTGTGCCAAGTGTAGCTGGTAGGACCCCCATGTGAAGCATGACCGGCTCCCCCAAGGATTGCTGAGCATGATGGTGAATGCACCGGTCATGTTTCCACTTATTGAAGGCATACAGCTAGGGATTCCTGCTGCATTCCTTTGGATTTTGTGCTGATCTAGTAAAAAAAAAGTCAGCTGTAATGCTAGCAGTATGCTTCATGGGTAAATATAGGGAAAATGTGCTCTGGACATTAACATTTACAGCATATGAATCAATAAGAAATGACTGGTGAACCTTTAGTTCTGATGTTCTACATTTATCCTGCACGTTCCTATGTTATAGAAGTGGGAATAGACGGAGAAGGATGTGGTATTTACATCAGACTATTAATAAATAGTAGTAAATATACTGCAGACATATTACTGCCCTAATGTACAGCATTGTGCACTGAGATCAGCCTGGGTATGTGCTGGATGCTGTGTATGCTCCTGTCAGTAAATGTAGAGGAAAATCAGTATACAtataaatgtacagtatatatatatataatgatattTATGTATCTTCATCACAGAACTGCAGGAACATTAAACACCTCAGGGGGGCATGAACAGAGGACAGTGCCCCCTTCACAGCCACCACTTTCTGGACTTGTCTCATATAACAGCACCTGGATAAACTTGCTGCAATGTTTGGAGAAACAATACCGGTCCATATGTAAATGTGCAGCTTTAGgatccagccttgtgccctgcagctctATGCACTCATGTAGGAGGACGGTGTGATTAACCATGTCATGACGGAAATACACCGAGTTATTGTCAGACATGTATCAGCCTAATATTATGTGTCGGTCTTAGGTCAGAGGTCAAGCTCCCTGATATTTCTGAAGTTGGCGGCTTCAGTGGATAAATCCTTCCACAAGCATCTAACTACATTTCCAAAagtaataataatttatataaaaaaaacataaaaaaatatttctcTTCCCATTCGCATTTAACAAGGAACAGTTTTTAAAAAAAGTAGCTGCATGTAAAATATTTACTTCCATGTTTTGTCATTATTTATTCTATTTTCATTGTAAAGCAAATGCCTCCTGCATTAGCATTAATTCATATTAGAGCAGAGTCATGCTTATTTGGTCTATTTGGTCCTGACAGTAAAGCTTCTTCGAATTTGAACATTCTGACGCCACCAATATCGGAAATAAAATAATCGTGGACTAAATCTGACAAACACATCAATTATctgtctatcaatctatctatctcatatctatctatatatctattaattATCTAGAAATCAAtcaatctgtctatctgtctagaaAAAATGACAACAGCGGCTCCATGGAATATTGGGATCTGAGGTCCAatatacagagtataaaaaggcaaGCAGCACTCCTAATGAAGGGTAGACAAGTGGGGTAGGGGTATTGACCCATCTCAAATACATGTGTCTATAGCGTCTGCCTAATTACCATGTAAACCTCTCTACTATGATAGCATATCCCATACAtacgcatctatctatctatctatctatctattagccatctatctatcatctgtctatctatcatctgtctatctatatctatctatctattatctatctatcatctgtctatctatgtctatctatatctatctatcatctgtctatctatgtctatctatatctatcatctgtctatctatgtctatctatatctatctatcatctgtctatctatatctatctatatctatctatctatctttttatctatatgtataatatatctttatctatctatctatctatctattatctatctatcatctgtctatctatagctatcatctatctatctatctatctttttatctatatctatcgatatataatctatctatctttttatctatctatctatctatcatctatatatctatctataatctatctatctttttatctatatctatctatctataatctatctatctttttatctatatctatctatctatctataatctatctatcttttttctttcttcctttctttctttttttctttcttcatttcttctttccttcctttctttttttctttcttcctccctatctatctatctatctatctatctatctatctatctatctatctatctatctatcatctatatatctatctatatctattatctatctttttatctatatctatctataatctatctatcttttttctttcttcctttctttctttttttctttcttcatttcttctttccttcctttcttttttttctttcttcctccctttctatctatctatctatctatctatttatctatctatctatctatctatctatcatctatatatctatctatatctattatctatctttttatctatatctatctataatctatctatcttttttctttcttcctttcttttttctttcttcatttcttctttccttcctttcttttttttctttcttcctccctttctttctatctatctatcatcttccaCAACCAACAAGGCAGGCATACCTAGGTGTGCCCATATAAATGCACATACATAGATTGTATAATCCCTGCTAGCACATGCCAGGCTGTGGGCACCGAGTGAGCATGCCTGACATATATTAATGGGAGCGGACTCTGGCCATGGTAATTAGATATAAAATTCCTCATTTTCTCTCTCCTAACTTTCCATCCCGGGGCAATACTAAAGCCCAGAATGAAGGGCTCTTTAGAAAGCAGCGGAAGCCTGTCTCTCCCCATTACCACGGCCTATTGGCATGGTAATCTCCTCACCAACCTATTCTCACCTAAGATATCCTTTCTGATTGCTATTTAGGGGTCAGCACAATAGATTTTCTGAACAAACAATCCGTGTGAAAGATGTGCCCCATGTGCAGCAGAGAGGATGGGAGTGGGCTGCTGGCTGGGAGTAGTAGTTCGGCAGTCCAGTCCCCTGGCTTACCTCCACCTGTTGCAGGAATGGCTCCTTGTGATCTTGGAGAGTCTGTTCCTTCCTGCCTTTATTTCTGGCTTCCCTGGGCTTCTAGGTTAGGGAAGTGTAATGATGATATGTAATAATGGCTGATATTGTCACGTTGGGGCATGTGGCTGAGGCTCCTTCCCTGCAGAGAGCCTAGCAAATCCCACCTGACAACTTCCACAACTAcaacttctttttttggggggtggaagTTTTCACGTTTCTATCTATCTGGATCCGACACTGTAATAACCCAATAATGCGAGGTTGTAGCACCTATTATATGCCTGTAATAGTTATTAATATAATTAGAGCCTCTGATGATGGCTTTTCATACAAACCTTATGATCCCCCTTGATCTCCCCTATCATGTGTATGGGGAGCTCACCAGCTCTAGATTGATGGTTTGCAGTTTAGTTTTCTCCCTTTAAATAAATAAGATGGCTATAATGTGATTTGGAATATTCACATGGTCAGAAATTGGGTTTCTGTAGCTGGAAATGTGAGTTCTAGCCCATTGTTATGATAAGGACATGTAAAGGGACCCCATTACAATGTCAATAGCTTTGCTACCTGGTTTGGGCAGTTTACTCAGCTCCCCCATATTGAAAAGATGCGCTAAAGTTTTCTTTGTCAAGGAGTGAGAGTCATTGAGGCGGATAACAAAGGGTAAATGGCTCAACTTCCATCACTAGAAAATAATTCTAGCTAATGACTGTGCACCAGAGACAATGATGGCAGGGTAAATAAAGGGGCAAATGATGGTGTACAATCATAGCACATGTATGCCTGCATGACAGGCAGCAGCCCATAGGCTCATAGGGCACAAGCCCCCCCAGACCCCAGTGTAATGTATGGAGGGGGCACAATCAGAATATATGCTCGTTATATGAGGGGACATATCATAAAACAAGTGTTCTATGTTTGCACTTTCCTGAGCAAACCAAAGGCTGAGCACTGGTATTCCTCTCCTGCCCACTCATCTGAAGGTAAGTCCAATGGCTGCCTGCTTTTCCTACAGTCCTTGGCTGGCTATAGGGGGATTTCAATAACTGTGCCCAGGGTCACCGATTTgtgaactatataaagaagggagatTTTCAATGTCACCAAATATATACTGCGCTATTagaaacaggaggaaaaaaaaaatatagagatAAAAAAATATATCCTGGAATGGAGAAAGTAAAACACAGCATCCCACAAAGAGTTAATAAACATTTAGAATAACAGATTAGAACAAAAATAATAATtacataaaataatttaaaaaaaatgtcaccCACCTGCGTTGTGATGGGTACAGAAATAATAAAACAAGGGCAGACACTTCACCTCCCTGTAATGTTGTGTTAGTGgagatgtgtattgaggaaataaaGAAGGCTTGGTGTTCTAGGAATAAGATGTGGAGAAATGAAGAAGTAACGGGGattttgcaagattttttttttccctcctgtaGAATttgggctggaaaaaaaaaaagttgctactCCTAAAAACATTGTTTGTCCTGAGCGGTGTCAGCCTCCTGCCACAATCCCTGGGATGGATGGTGCAGGCAGCCAATGGCGGAGAGGCCGGGCCTCGGGGAGGCCGTGGTAGGAGAGGTAGGGGTGCAGGGGGAGAGGGCGACCACCAATGGGCTCTGACGTCCGTCCAGACGTTCCTCCGCCCCCTCCACCCATTCATCAAGGGGGGACTGAGTCGTCCTTTCAATTCATTTATCTGCAGGAATGATTGCCGCTATCAGTCTCCAGCTCAACGCCCGACTGAGGAGGTGAAAGTTTCTCCCCAGGAAGATAAACCGCAAAAGACAATATTGTGCGTGATTTgatcgcagaaaaaaaaaaaaaataaaacaagagaaGGCAGCCTTATCTTCCCGAATAATAAGAGCAGTCCCATGCCCAGCCTGTGCTGCGGTCCCGGGGCACACACGGCCGAGATCTCATCGATGTGAAGCAGCGCGATCGCAGAGATCCCTTGTCTTGTCTTTGAGGAGCCGCGATGCTGCTGGACGCGGGGCCCCAGTACCCGGCCATTGGAGTCACCACCTTCGGCTCCTCCAGGCACCACCACTCCGCGGGCGACGTGACGGACCGAGAAGTGGCACTGGGCATCAACCCGTTCGCGGATGGCATGGGCGCCTTCAAGATCAACCCCAGCAGCCACGAGCTCGCCTCCGGCCAGACCGCCTTCACGTCCCAGGCTCCGGGCTACGCTGCGGCCGCCGCGCTGGGCCATCACCACCACCCGGGACACGTCGGCTCCTACTCCAGCGCAGCCTTCAACTCCACCCGGGACTTTCTCTTCCGCAACCGGGGCTTCGGGGAAGCGGCCAGCGCCCAGCACAGCCTGTTCGCCTCCGCGGCGGGGGGCTTCGGCGGACCCCACGGCCACAGCGAGGCTGCAGGACACTTGATTTTCCCGGGACTGCACGAGCAGGCGGCCGGCCATGGCTCCCCCAACGTGGTGAACGGACAGATGAGGCTGGGCTTCTCCGGAGACATGTATGGGCGAGCGGAGCAGTACGGCCAGGTGACCAGCCCCCGCTCCGAGCACTACGCGTCCCCCCAGCTCCACGGCTACGGCCCTATGAACATGAACATGGCTGCCCACCACGGAGCGGGGGCCTTCTTCCGCTACATGCGGCAGCCCATCAAGCAAGAACTCATTTGCAAATGGATTGAACCCGAACAGTTGTCAAACCCCAAAAAGTCGTGCAACAAAACTTTCAGCACCATGCACGAGCTGGTCACACATGTCACCGTGGAGCACGTCGGGGGTCCCGAGCAGTCCAACCACATCTGCTTCTGGGAAGAATGCGCCCGAGAAGGCAAGCCCTTCAAAGCCAAGTACAAGCTGGTCAACCACATCAGGGTCCACACGGGCGAGAAACCCTTCCCCTGCCCCTTCCCAGGCTGTGGGAAAGTCTTCGCCAGATCCGAGAACCTGAAGATCCACAAGAGAACCCACACAGGTATTTATTTCCTGGCTTCTGATATCAAATCCTGCCATCGTTTTATGACACATTTTACGCGTTATTTATAACGACCGATGAATATTCGCCGCGCCATTATTTCCGTCCGTTATTGGCGCCGGATCCGTCCGCAGCCGATGTTTATTTATTGACGTCTTCCAGCAGATCGGAAATAAACTTGTCGAGCTGTCAGATCTGTCCGGGGCCGGTAATTGTGTTACCGCCGAGATCCGCGCTAAATATTCAATTAGCCCATTTTCATTTGGAATTGACAAATATTTGTTAAAAAATCGAGTTATGTAGTCATTGCCATCAATCAAAGCCATGGCAGCGACCGGGAGACGGATGTGGGGGTCTCACAGCACCGGCTTTTTAATAGTTCATCTTAAAACATACAGTATGTCATAAAATAAAGAGACAGAACGGATAAAGTCAGACAGatattgatttttattattatCTGGTTTTATTTGGATAAATTAAATGGCAAAATTAAATTGTGTAAAATATGGGATGTTCGTTCTAAATTCATTCTAAATTCATTTCATGCATATTTCGCTGGGATAATGGATTGAATTACATTTgcgattgtattttttttttcttgtgcattTTATAATAGGAGAGAAACCTTTTAAGTGTGAGTTTGAAGGCTGTGACAGACGATTTGCAAATAGCAGCGACCGTAAAAAACACATGCACGTCCATACTTCAGACAAGCCCTATCTGTGTAAGATGTGCGACAAGTCCTACACCCACCCGAGCTCCCTCAGAAAACACATGAAGGTAAACAAGCTGCTCTGTGTGCTGTGCCCACGCCGGGGGTTTCTAGGTGCGAGTGGGGCAAGTTTCTGTGTGAGATCAATAGCAGTGAAGTAGCCATTATAGATTGTGTCTGCTGCTGCCTGGCCATGTTTTATTGgtaccatccatatcctgctatacACTAGGTGTACATTATGGTTCATGTTCCTATGTATATTCGCTCAAATTATAGTTTTAGTTTAGATAATACTGAttgatcactatatatatatatatatatatatatatatatatatacatatatatatttgccCTGGAAGAATATGTATAAAAACTGTGTACGCAGTATGcatgtataaataaatatatataaatgtgtgtatatatatatatctatatctatctgatAGATCTTtctctgtatatgtatatatatatatataatttgataGATCTACGTCTTtctctatatgatatatatatatatatatatatatatatatatatatatattcttcactctcggtatatatatatgtatacatatctaGATAGATTTCTCTATCTCTCTGTATATatgtagatggatagatatatcttctcgcatatatatatatatatatatatatatatatatatatatatatatatatctttctatCTATGAATAGTTTTATGCTACAGGAAAgatgtatatcttggtaccgtgttagccagtggatagaaaaatatttagaattgagagtcctcagtggttgatacgttTTAATGGCTATTAAATGGCTATTAAAAGGccactaaaaggtatcaaccactgaggactctcaattctagttTTATGCTAAAATTCTGCATTATTAAAATGTTTATGATCCTATGTGATATTCTTACTACATATATCATTCTGGAATAGGATATTGCCACAATGTAGTTATTTTCACTTCTATGTTATTTGTCCAGAGAATTAAGTCCCCATGTACAATCCTATTGCTGCAGGACCTTCATCACTCTAGTCCTACACTGCCCAATGTTGTATTTATTAGATACAGGCCATCCCACAGACATAACATGCAGCCCTGGCCGCCGGTCATGTATTTATCCCTccctacagtatatacagtatatacagtcagaGTGTATATTTTCCAACAAATGCTGCCCACTTTGctgttaaaccccccccccccccccgcaaccaACAAAAAAGCTTCGTGCAAGTGTCCACCCCGCGTCCAATCTCTTGTGTTGTGCCAGGAATGAGTGAGGATTGTGGTGGATACTAAGGAGTCTGTGCCACTGGCATCTATCATGGATCTATAGGGCTCAGCACTGTGAATGGCTTTTATAGATCTACGTTTTCTCTCCCTCTCTTGTCTAGGTCCACGAATCTTCCTCCCAGGGGTCCCAGCCTTCCCCAGCAGCCAGCTCAGGCTATGAATCTTCAACGCCCCCAACAATTGTGTCTCCCACCTCCGAGAACCAGAGCAgcagctccttatccccgtcctcctCCGCAGCCCACCACACGTCCAGCCACAGCACGCTCTCGTCAAACTTTAACGAATGGTACGTGTAAAGAAACCCATATTTCACAAACAACCAACAAAAAGACTTCCAGATTAGTGACGAACACTTCCATAAGTGCTGCCTAGAGCCAGGCTGGAGGAACGTGGAGACCTCGTAGATGATTGTAGGGTGCATGAGAAGAGTTCCCAGGCCAGAAGCCAATGTGTAGGGTTAATGAACCACTAATTAGCGCTCTGTCTGCATGTCTCTTCTGGCGGCCCCTTCTTCTTTTTTGTTGTAAATACAGAATTATTAGATGAAGAAATGTCCTGTTGATTTTGTAAATAGCTGTATAACGAGGGGTCTTGTGCTCACTGCATCCATGTGTGTCGGGTGGGGAAGGACCGGCGTCCTGTACATGTGTGTGACCCCCATTGTGTCCCGATGACAGCGTCCATCACAGCCCCCCTGGCCCGCAGCTCCTCGTCCAGTCCGGTTGATTTAGTGCAGTGCTATGTTGTTTCTTATTACACGTCATGTCAATGAATTCGTTCAGTGCAAGCCTGGAACTTTTTCTCGTGTTACAatctgttacttttttttttttttttgtttatgtaaAGTGatattaaaatatacaaaaaaaatgatatatCTGTCCGTTGCTTTTGCACCATTAATGTATATAGAGGTCATCCTCCCCCCCCCTATTTATCCGCATGTAAAAGGGCCGATTTATACATGTAATTAACAGAATATTCAATATTTATGGatagataagaaaaaaaaaacaacaattcgtATGTAAAATTTTAGTCCTCGAAGGTGTTTGGTAATATTTCGTACACGATTAAAGACTATGATAATATCAGTGCTTTGTGGGAGGCATCCTTATTTAATAAatgacccccaacccccacccagaGTACTATCGCGATATATGGAGGAACCCTTACCCCTTAGCACATGGGAATTCTATTTATTAACTGCGATGACAGCAGGGGCACTTTAGTAAATTCAGTTTGTATATTTCTGTAGAATCCTGAATAAAGGCCATTCACCACACTCGTGTTTCCACTAATAGTGCATTGTGTCTCATTGATGTCTATGGCAGCAGAGCTCCTGCTTATATTATGGCTGCTGGTGATAGATGAGATACAGCACATTGCAGCCGCCTCAAGTCTCCACTTTTATCTTCATCAATTTAGGtggcaagttttttttttcttgcttattAACAGACTCCTCCAAAAATAAATCACGGCGCACTAATTATATGTAAGTTGGTTATCGATGTCTTTTATTTATTTCTAATTTACTTAAGAAATTCGTTCCATTGACTGGCGCTGATACAGTACATGTGTAAATGAGCAGGGATGGAAGATGGAAATGACTTGTGCTTAATGAGTGTTGCAGGACGTCTCCTCGGGAAATCACATTGTCTTTGTTGCAGATTAGTTTGATAGATTTGGGGGCTATGGAGTGGTGGGATCTATTGTGCTGATGTACCCAGAGCCATGGATAGGGCAGGACAGCCATGGTCAGCCATGATGGCTCCCCACAAACACAGGATGGGATCACTTCATTCTGATTTATTCCACATTTTCACAGAAGAGTCATTGACATTCCAGCATGTTGTGTCCTGAGCAGGCAGATGGGAGAGCAGGGATAAtggagcagaggagaagagggccAGCCTGCACCTACCAGCAAAGCCAACCCTGAGGGGCTGCTGCCCACTGGGACCTCACTATATGTGCCCCACACCTGTCTGGAGGAATTGTGTGATCAGGAGGCACACACTGTTTAATGCCTACTAGTATTATTATCACTATATAGACATAACATGCAATACTGTACGTTCAATATTTTCTACGTTATATATGTATTGTGTTtacattttaataaataataataataataatttacaactTCTTATTTTACATTTCTGAAGTAATATGCATTGTTGGGTgcatgtgtttatatatatatatatatatatatatatatatatatatatatatatatatatatatatatatatatatatatataattcatttCATATTATTATgtaattcatttttatagcgccagttattccgtggcgctttacacgtgtaacgggcaaatatagacaagtacaataaacataatCATATATCAATAAACATAATCATATATATAACAAGAAGGATTTTACACTCACAGAGACACACATACACGTATATACATATAGAATGAGGATTAGATAGAAAGATATATAAGTAGATAACTGAGGGATATaggaagatagatgatagatagataatggatggatagatagataatggataaatagatagataaatcatggatagataggtagatatatagatagatcatggatagatatatatataatagatagatatagatagagatatatagataatagataataatgatagatatagatagatagagctgTTTTGGTGGTAATGTGGCTGGTTCCTTGTTGCAGACATGAATTATCAGTCACCCTGTGATCTAATTAACTAGATACATGACCGTTTTGTGTTGTCTGCACACTACTGTATCCCTCAGACCAATATTAATGATGGGGGTGAGATGAAATGGCCTTTTTAACTTAAATGTAGTCTATTACTTTGTCCCTACCTTTAATGTCTGCTTCTTGGGATGTATATTTCATACTTTACTTCACGGGCTATTAGCTTTTGAAATACATGAATGTTATCAGTGAAATATGTTGTTCAACTCTATTTAGCAGGAATTCAAGATTGTGTTACAAATGGCCTGATGGGAAGCAGTGAGCTCCTTGTGCTTATTGTGGGTGTTC
Encoded here:
- the ZIC1 gene encoding zinc finger protein ZIC 1, which gives rise to MLLDAGPQYPAIGVTTFGSSRHHHSAGDVTDREVALGINPFADGMGAFKINPSSHELASGQTAFTSQAPGYAAAAALGHHHHPGHVGSYSSAAFNSTRDFLFRNRGFGEAASAQHSLFASAAGGFGGPHGHSEAAGHLIFPGLHEQAAGHGSPNVVNGQMRLGFSGDMYGRAEQYGQVTSPRSEHYASPQLHGYGPMNMNMAAHHGAGAFFRYMRQPIKQELICKWIEPEQLSNPKKSCNKTFSTMHELVTHVTVEHVGGPEQSNHICFWEECAREGKPFKAKYKLVNHIRVHTGEKPFPCPFPGCGKVFARSENLKIHKRTHTGEKPFKCEFEGCDRRFANSSDRKKHMHVHTSDKPYLCKMCDKSYTHPSSLRKHMKVHESSSQGSQPSPAASSGYESSTPPTIVSPTSENQSSSSLSPSSSAAHHTSSHSTLSSNFNEWYV